A window of Gloeothece verrucosa PCC 7822 genomic DNA:
TTGCCGGTCAATTTCTCCAGCATAAGCTGTAAGAGCGATCGCTTTAATTTTTTCTCTACCTTGTTGAGCTTCTAACATTCGTATTTGTTGTATCAGCATATATCCGTCCATATCCGGCATACCCACATCGCTAACAATGACATTTGGAGCAGACCTCACCAAAACTTGTAGAGCTTCGCTTGCAGAGCCTACTGTCGTTACCGTTGCGCCGCTTTGTTGGAGAGCAAACGCCAAAAAATAACGAGTGTCCTCATCATCATCTACCACTAAAATTTCTAAGTCTGCCAAAGGTAAAACAGTCTCTTTAATATTTGAAATAGACACATTTTCATCTTCTTTCGTGAAACTTGAGGTGATTAATGGAAATTTAACCCAAAAAGTCGCTCCTTGATTTTCGCCGGGGCTTTCGGCTCCAACGGTCCCACCGTGTAGTTCTACTAAGTGACGAACGATCGCTAACCCTAACCCTAAGCCACCAAATTTTCGGGTTGTTGTACTATCGGCCTGACGAAAGTAATCAAATACATAAGGTAAAAATTCAGAAGTAATGCCTTTACCAGTGTCGCTGACAGTAATCTGGGCAGATTGGCCTACAGACTCCAACAAAACCTCCACTCGGCCTCCCGTTGATGTAAACTTAACCGCATTTGACAACAGATTCCAGACAATTTGTTGTAAGCGAGCCGGATCGCCTAAAATTTGTCCGACTGTTTCGTCAAGAGTGGTTTGAATATCAATAGATTTAGCGTTAGCGGCTAAATACACTGTTTCAATAGAATGCCTGATAATAGAAGCTAAATTAACCGGAATCGGATTAAGACTGATTTTGCCTTGCAAAATTCGAGAAACATCGAGCAAATCCTCGATCAGTTGAGCTTGAAGTTGGGCATTACGTTCAATGGTAGAGAGAGCTTGTTTAAAAGTTGCCCCATCGAGTTTTTTTGTTTGCAGTAATTTAGCCCAGCCGAGAATCGGATTAAGCGGCGAGCGTAATTCATGAGACAACACGGCTAAAAACTCATCTTTTATTCGGTTAGCTTTCTCAGCTTCTGTTCTGGCAGCTTGCTCCCTTTGCAAAAGACGATCCCGTTCCACTTCAGCCGCTTTGCGTTCGCTAATATCAATCACTGAGCCGATGTATCCTTTGAATTCTCCCTCCAACCCAAACCAAGGACTACCGACATCAAGTGCCCAGCGATATTCACCATCAAAACGCCGCAAGCGGTATTCTAGACGGAACGCTTCCTGACACTTGTTAGCGGCTAGAAAAATATTTCTCGAGTCTTCGGAGTCTTCCGGATGTACAGCATCTAGCCACCCGAATCCTAAACCCGTTTCTTCATTCTGGCCGGAAAATTCATACCAACTTTTGCTGAGGTAGGTGCAGTAACCTGTAGGATCGGTCACCCACACCATGACAGGGGCATTATCAGCCATTTGTCGGAATCGTTCTTCGCTTTCCCGTAGTTCTTTTTCTGCTTGTTTGCGAGCGCTAATGTCGCTCACCAATATAGTCACACCCTCAGCAAACGGATAAATCCGGTTTTCGAACCAGCGCTGCCAAGGCCAATAAAAAAACTCTACTTGAACGACTGTTTGTTCGGCAACAGCACGGTGACACTCAGTATAGAATGGGCTGTTCACTAGGTCAGGAAATAAGTCCCAAATGTTATGACCCAGAAGTTCTTCGTTGGACTTGCCGGTCACTTGTATCACTTGGTCATTGATGAAGCTATAACGCCACTGTTGATCCAGCACGATAAACTGCTCATTGATTTGTGCTAAAACATTTTCTAAACGAACTCTGGCCGCTTGCGCTTGGGCCCGTAATCCCTGCTCCCGTCGAGTTGCCTCTTGACGCAAATAGGACAATTTTAGAGTGGCTTCTACCCGTGCTAATAATTCACGGGCCGAGAATGGTTTAATAAGGTAATCATCCGCTCCTGCTTCCAACCCTTCTACGCGAGATTCTTCTCCTGCCCTTGCAGATAACAAGATAATGGGAATATGTTGGGTGCTGAGGTCAGCACGGAGCGATTTTAATAACTCAAAACCATCAAGTCCGGGCATCATCACATCTGTCAAGACTAAATCGGGATGACAAGAATGAATCGCCTTTAAAGCCGTTAAACCGTCAACAACCGCCTCGACTTCATATTGTTGACTTAATAAGCGCTTGAGGTAGTCACGCATATCAGCATTGTCATCAGCAATAAGAATACGACTCCTATTCAACAGAGAAAGGGGTGTTCGCAGTTTTTTTAGGGAATAAGAAAGCAGGGGCAGAGGAGAAGCCGAAAAAATCTCTTTTTTTTCTGTTTCTGTTTCTGTTTCTTCTTGGGGGGGTAGCCAACGCGATGCTTCTTCCAGGAAAGTAGTAGCACCTGTTGCTGTTGATGTCAGGGTACGAGTAGTGCTAATGCGTTCTTGAGGGAGATGAGCAGTCCCGGTAGGAATAAAAATGGTGAAGCAAGTGCCCAATCCTTCTACACTGACAACATCAATACTTCCTTGATGCAGTTTCACCAATTCTTGCACCAGTGAAAGCCCAATACCCGAGCCTTCAAAACTTCGTCCTTGTGCCCCTTTAACTCGATGAAATCGCTCAAACAAGAGAGGAATTTCAGCTTCGGGAATACCAATACCTGTATCATTTACCGAGAGTTTAACGGAATGCTTAACCCATTCTAAGCTCACCGAAATTTCTCCATTTAAAGTAAATTTAAAAGCATTAGAAAGTAAGTTCAGAACAATTTTTTCCCACATTTCTCGATCTACATAGACGGGTTCTGGTAAAGGAGGGCAATTGACCATTAAACGCATTCCGGCCCGTTCAATAGTAGAACGAAATACACTGGCTAACTCGGTGGTAAACACTGACAGATCTGTCGCTTCGTAAACCGCCTCGACACGACCTGCTTCTATTCGGGAAAAATCCAGCAGAGTATTGACAAGCTTCAATAAACGTAGTCCATTGCGTTGCACAATTTCAATACGCTCTTGCTGAGATGGACCTAGAGGTTCATCTTTATCAGTTAGGACATCCTCTATCGGCCCTAACATTAAAGTTAGAGGAGTGCGAAATTCATGGCTAACATTGCTGAAAAACACTGTTTTAGCGCGGTCTAATTCGGCTAGAGCTTCTGCTCGTTTTCGCTCTTCTTCGTAAGCCTGAGCATTAGCAATGCTGGCTGAGATTTGTGCCGCTACCAAATCAATGAATCGTCGATAATCATCATCAAAAAGCCTAAATGGATTTAAACCTACCACCAGTAAGCCAGCTTTTCCGGTTTGTCCAGATGATGCGATCGGTACAACTACTGCTTGATGGGGTGTTCGCTGCCAAGCGCCGCTAGGCAAGTTTTCAAAAAAGGATTCCAAGTTAGAAACTAGACAAGCTTTATTCTCTGTAATTACTTTTTTAAAGGGCCAAACAGAATCGGATTGTAGAGCCACCTTTGGGGGTGCTGCCACGTTATCTATATCAATACCACAAGTTCCTGCTAACACCACCTCATGCTTTTCTCGATCAATGAGATAAATCATTGCAAAGGGAAGGTCATAAGGGTTGCTTTCCAAACATTTCGCACTCACTCTACAGGCCTCATCAAATGTCCGAGCATCTGCTGTCCTAGCCGCTAGTTCCCGCAACAAAGCCAACTGACGTTCGCCGATAATGCGCCCGGTGTCATCTGTGTTGGCGCAAATAATCCCCCCTGTGCCACCTTCGTCATTGGGAACTGGACTATAAGAAAATGTATAATAGGTTTCCTCTGAGTAGCCGTTACGCTCCATAATGAGCAGCAGGGCTTCGTCGTAAGTCCCTTCATTATTGAGGAGTGCTGAGGCGGCTCTAGGGCCTACCTGATCCCAAATCTCGCGCCACACAGATGATGCTGGCTGCCCAAGGGCAAGCGGATGTTTGCCACCGACAATCGCTTTGTAAGCGTCATTATAAAGGTTAATTAATTCCTCGCCCCACCAGACAAACATTGCTTGGCGAGAGGTCAACATAATGCGAACAGCAGTCTTCAAGCTCTGCGGCCATTTTTCTACTGAACCGAGGGAAGTTTGCGACCAATCATACGCTTGCATCAGCCCCCCCATTGTCCCTCCACCAATAAAGAGATTATGATCAGTTGATGTCATTTGTTCTATACATTTAAATAAAAATATACATTGTTTGAATTGCTTTCTAGTTTATCGAGTAGGGTGTTGAAAATGCTAGGAAACCCAAAAAAATTTCCTACACAACTTTTATGCCACAAGGGTAGCTCCGATTTTTAAACAGAGTGCCTGTATTGGCGTGCGTTGCTATCCCTTTTCTGTCATTCTCCGAAATCACGAAGTCATAATTAAGCTAGTTGAGCCAAAATTATAAAATGGTTGAAATTGATTCATTAAATTAATTCAATCAAGCAAACCAAGCAATAAAGCTGTGCTTGCTTTTTGACATCCGCGTCAGTTACCATCTATTAGGATGGTAGAGAGATGATTAAGGTGAGTGATACAGAAAAAATCACAATTAATATAGGCTTTGTCGATCTTGGACAGATTGATTTATTGGTACAGGAGGGCTTTTATTCCAATCGTACTGATTTTATCCGCACGGCAATCCGTAATCAGTTGAGTACCCATAGCGAAGAAGTCAAGCAAACACTCGCCCGTAAAACTCTAATCCTCGGTCGCCAACATTACACTCGCTCAAATTTAGAAAAAGTACACTCCGCCGGCATCAAACTGGAAATACAGGTGCTAGGCTTGGTCAGCATTGCCCCCGATGTACCTCCTGAACTGGCAAGAGCGACGATTAAATCTATTTTCGTTCTAGGTGCATTTAAAGCTACTCCTCAAGTCAAAGCGGCTTTGGCAGATCGAATTCATGGTTAATATCAGCACTTATCAAGCCTCAATCGAGAGTAAAATGATGGAAAACCCAATTTTAGCTAAAATAGCTCAAGCTACCGAACTGACACAAGCGGGACGCTTAAAAGAAGCCACTCAATTAATCCAACGGACACTGCAAAATTTAAAAGACCCCTCGACCACTGATGAGGTCGCCGTAGCCGGAACTGATGAAATCATCGATGTTACGGCTGTTGTGATTGACGAGCCAATAAATTCAACAGCACATCCAGGGCAAACGAGAACTGAGCCAACTCCAGCATCATCAGAAGCCGTTGACTTCAAAGAGCAACCGAGGCGCGAAGCAACTGAGTTCCCTCAATCACCGAAGAAAAGTTCTATAGCCATTTCTGAACAGTTAAACTCGATCTTAAACTTTTTTCCTCAATTAAAATCCCAGGCCCAACCCGCCAAAAATTCAGACCCACAGACAAAGGGAGGACAGTTTATTGAAGGCTATTATACAAAAGGCACTCAAAGCCGTAGCTATAAACTTTACATTCCGGGTGGTTACACAGGCCAAGCTTTACCTGTTGTGGTTATGCTTCATGGCTGTAATCAATCAGTAGATGATTTTGCCAATGGCACTCGTATGAATTTATGGGCAGAAGAAGAATTGTTTTTTGTGGTTTACCCGGCGCAGGAAAAGAAAGCTAATGGGTCACTTTGCTGGAATTGGTTCAATAATAGTGACCAGCAGCGTGGTCGTGGCGAACCATCGATTATTGCTGGAATCACCGAACAAGTGGTTAGCACTTATAATCTTGATCAAACTCGGGTTTATGTATCGGGTATGTCGGCAGGGGGAGCGATGGCTGGGATTATGGGGATATGCTACCCTGATGTTTATGCGGCGGTGGGAATTCATTCGGGTCTTCCATATAGGGCGGCAGGAGATCTTCAAGGCGCGTTCGCTGCCATGCGCGGGGGAGGAAACGGACTCTTAGGGCACACAGATGAGAACTTGCCTCATCTCAACGTAAATACTCGATTCGTACCGATAATCGTCTTTCATGGCGATCGTGACAGCACTGTTCATCCCGTCAATTCCGAAAAAATTATAGCACAATGGGCTTTGATCCATTCTCAAGGAAACTCAAGCCGAAGTGAAAAAATCTTATTGCGTCCTAAAGTGCTTCGAGAGCGAGTAAAAAATGGTCATGCCTACACTCGTTCGATCTATCATGACTTGAACGGTTATCCTATTATGGAACGGTGGTTGGTACATGGTTCAGGACATGGATGGTCAGGCGGAAGTGCTTCGGGATCGTTTACGGATGTTCAGGGGCCCAACGCATCAAGGGAGATGCTACGCTTCTTTAAAGAGCAGACAAAAACAAGCAAATAAAGGCAAAGGCAGGGAATAGATTCATTATTGACCTAAAAGCAAAAACCTCGATTGCCGAGGTTTAGATTAGGAAAAATCAATTGTTAATGTAGTCTTTGTAAAATTTTGATTAGCTTACTGCTAAGGAAACTAAAACTAATGTGGTGACAAATAGAGTAGCGATAGCTCCTTGAATTAAATAGCGACGTTGTTGGTAGGGAGCGGGATACTCCGCGTAATAGGTTTGGGGTTCAGCAGCGTAGATATTTCCGATTCCGTTATCGAGTTGGGTGGTGTACATTGCTTGTTTTCTCCGTTATTTACCTTATGGAGATAAATGTAGCAATTTATTTATTAATAGTAAATAAGACTTGACAAAAGATTTTAAATAGTCTATATAAAGGCGGCTTATCGTTTTTGGTTGGCTGCGGGAAGACTTAAAGTGATGTTAAGCTAAGACGCATTTAATTTTTATAACTTTATTTTTGGTACAAAGGTTCAATCCTTTCCCCTTTCCCCTTTCCCCCTTCTTTATCTGGACTAATAATTTAGATGCGTAACAGCTTAATCAGCCGCTTCAAGCCAAGGAAGTTGAGAAAAAAAGTAATGATTTAATTGATTTTTGCCATGTAGAAAGTAGTGGTAAATTAGAATACAGAACGAGTTTTTTAAAAGCTTGCAGGAAGATGCTGATTAAGCCCTAGGCTACTAAACTTGTTATTCTATAGAAAGGAACTCAACTATTAAAATAATTTTTCCGATGGCAGATCTAGGTTTAACTCATCTGGCTATAGAAGTGAGTAACATTGATAAGAGCATTGCTTTTTATGAAAAGTACGCTCGAATGAAAGTGGTACATCGTCGCAGCGATCAGACGATCCAATCAGATGTCGCTTGGATCAGCGATCTAACTCGCCCCTTTGTGATTGTTTTGCTGAAAATGCCTTCTGTAAAGGCGAAGCTCGTTCCAAATTTTCATTTTGGAGTGGCGGTTGAAAGTAGACTTGAGGTTGATCGCGGAGCGCCACTTCGTGATCGTCTTTGGGCTGCCGCCTCAGAGGAGGGGATTTTGCTTGATGGGCCAGATGAAGCGGGGCCACCAGTCGGTTATTGGGCATATATACAAGATCCCGATGGACACACCTTGGAAATTTCTTACGGGCAAGAAGTTCGCTTTACAGTCGAACAAGCCGCTAAGTACCTGGACAAAAATAAAGTTAACTGTGAGGTTAGGGTGTAGGGTGTAGGGTGTAGGGTGTAGGGTGTCGGGTGTGGGGTAATTGTAGCCATTTTACAATTCTTTATATAGAGTGCTTTATTTATGTCCGACTACTTAATCAATAAATTTTATTTAAAAAAAGCTGATTTATGTGGGAACATTGGCTAATACCTTTGCGTGGGATTTATTGCAAGGTGAGTTATCGCAGTATTTTAAGTCTGGCCAGCGTTGGAAGTTTACTTAGTATTGGCAGTGTTGGCAGTATTTTAAGTATTGGTAGCGTTGGAAGTATTTTGAGTATCGCCAGTGCAGGGAGTATCTTAAGCGTGGCGAGTGCGGGCAGTATTCTTTCGTTTTTTGGTGTCGGCAGTGTATTGAGTTTTTTTCATTACAAAACTATTCTTAATCAAGAGATGGTAAGTAATGTTTTGTCTAAAATTAAATAAATTAATTATTGGACTTTGGACATAACATTAATGGCTCTTTACTTAGAGTTCGATTTTATTTGTTCGACGAAGGTGCATCAGGCGTAGAGCTTGGAGTTCATCGCTACTTTGAGCAAACTCCTCTATTAGGATTATGTCAACGACCCCAAGGAGAGAGAGTGATTGATTTTAGTAACATCAATCCTTTTAGTTGCGATCTCCAATTAGCTTGGCAAGAGAATCTGTATCAAGGAAATAATGCGCCTAATGGCTGTCCGTCAACTTTTCCTCCTGGCGGTAAAGTGGTTTCTTACCTAAATTTGGGAGAGAATGATATTTATTCATTGGATCAAATTTTTAATGCCAATGGAGGGCTAGAAGCTGGCACACCGATACAGTTTAGGCGTGTTACTATTCCCGAACCTTCCTTGCTAGACGGGCTTATCTTATTCGGAGTTAGTAGCATTTTGATTAAAAAAGTCTCTTGAAGACATAAGCATTAACAACTTTTAATCAAAAGATATAAAAGAAAGTCCTCAACACTAACCTATTAGCTGATACATCTAAGGCCACTTAGCCGCTTAAGAAATGTGAGCGGGCACGTGCTAAGTAGAATCTGGGAGCGGCGTGATGAGGCAAGGTCATGATGTAAAAAAAGGAAGCAATTGCTGTTTAGTGATCGTCTAGTCCATCACTAAAATAAAATTTTGTGGAAGATTTGTTATTGTCTGAGCTTGTTATGGTTAAATTAGGTAGTAAGCACTACTTGATAACCAAATAAGTAAGTAAGTTAGTATATCAGCCTTAAGTCCCTCAATAAATGTAAGGCTAATCATTAATATTGACTGCCATTCGTGGCGGTAGAGCTTTCCATATTTGACGAAAGGAAAAGGTTGTCATGAAAAAACTATTGCTGGTAGCAGCTATATTTTCACTCGTTTTCAGTTCTGCTGACATAGCCAACGCACAGGAAAAATTGGCTTTGGAAAATACCTCTTCAATCACGAAAAGCATTAAAGATTGGGTAGATATTTTAGTTCCTGTCATTGGGGGAATTGGGGGAGTTATTGCCTTATTGAAAGGCGTAGAAGAGTACAAAAGAGAGCAAAGATGGAAAAGATTAGAATTTGTTGCTAATGTATTTAAAGAGTTTGAATCAAAAGCAGAAGTTAAAAATGTTTTTTGGATGCTAGATTGGAATGGGGCTTATTTAAATTTTGAAGGGATTGAAGGTACAGTTTGTGCTGATGAACCTTTATTGCAAAAATCTTTTAGTAAAAAAACCTCTTTTGAAAAGGATGAAGCAGCTATTAGAAATGCTTTTGATGTGTTTTTAACTGGCTTAGACCAATTTAATACTTATATTAAAACAGGACTAATTGCCAATGAGGACTTTAAACCTTACTTAAAATACTGGCTGAAAATTTTAACTAATAGTTCTGAAATTAAAAATGAAAATCGTAAATCACTTCTTTTTTATCAAAATCTTTGGAATAATTTTATCGATAAATATGAATACTCAACCAGAGAATTATTAGGAAGATATGGCTATCCAGTTAATTTATCTACTGATTGTCATGAAGAAGCTAAAAACCAAGAATTAAATTAACACGAAATTAGTTCTCTATTATTAATTAACGGCCGACTACCCCAGGCGCTAAAGGTTTCAAACGAAAGAGATAAAAAGGCGGTGCAGCCGTATTATTTCCCCGATTTAAAGGCGCAGAACGGTGTAACTGATTGCAATTGAGATATAAATAACCGTCTGCTCCAAAACTCAAGGAATCCACCCAAGATAACCGTTCATCACTGATGAATAATTGATAGGTGCGATCGCTCTTTATGACCCCAACCCCATTAGCCGCTAAATCTCCTAAATAAAGATTATCATTTTGATCGATAGAAATTCCGTCACAAATGGGTCTATCACCGTATCGTTCTACTTTACTAGCGAGTTGGGCATCACTCAAATTCTGATTGCACAAATCTTCACTTTTAATCCGATACATCGTATTACTGTGCATAGGGCAATAATACAACCATTCATTATTAGCATCGAGAACAAGACCATTAACCCCCAAATGCGGTCGGATATCTGGGGGATTCACCACAGGTACTCCGTCAATGATTAAATCAATATTTTGCGGAATAACGCTTTGATGACCTTGTAAAATCCGGGTAGCTAATCCTGTTTTTAAATCTACTCGAATTAACGCCGCTTCTTCACCTTGAATAGGATCAGAAATATAGATGACATTATGGGTCAAATCTACCGCTAAATCATTGACAAAAGAGTTATTTTTAGTAATGGGTGGAGGTAAATAAAACACTCGGGCTAGTTCATGGTTGACAATATCCCAAGCGACTAATTTTGGATTCAAAAGATTAGGATTTCCATTATCTAACATCCAAACCCACCCATTCTTATCGCACTGAATACCCAATACATTATCAAAGTTAATTTGATCACTTCCAAAACCACTGGGAAATTCAACTAATCTACCATCAACCAGTTCCGCGATTTTAAATTCGGGGTTATAGAACTGGTGTAAACTCATAAAAATTCGACCATCGGATGATAGAGTAATATTCCCGGGTGCTTGGGATAATTCGGCGACTATTTCTAAGCTAGTTGATAAAGGCTCCATGTCAATTTATTTTACAAAAGTGTTAGATAAAACATCATATGACAACACGAGATTAGTAGCCGTTACCTGTAAGCCAGGCAAGTAAAGCATCAGGATCATCTAAGATAGCTTTAGGGTCAAACATTGGCCAAATATAAGAAAGTCCTTGCTCATCGAGACGGAAAAAATTATGTAAAGTATAGAGAGTTCCTTTAGTTGTTCTCATCTGCCATACCCCGCTTGCTCTAGGATATTCAACAGTAATTGAGAGGACATTTACCTCAGAAACCCGTGTTGCAACCCCACTAACAAAATTGACAACGGCTTCAATACCGTCGATGGTATCTTGACGAATAGGACTAAGAAACTGAATGTTAGGAGAAAACTGAACGAGGGAAAAATCACCTGTTTTAAAAGCTTGGAAATATTGCTCGATAATCTCGTGATATTTTGTTGTATCCATGATTAAAACTCTCTAAATCTACAAATTTACAAAAATTACAAGGGCTTATTATTACAGATTTGATAGTCAATTTTCCAGGTATTTTCTACTTTTTTCAATAATGCCCGAAATTTAACCTATCTTGATGGACTCCCATCATGGAGATGAATAATGGCGATAGAAATTCTAACTACATAACTAAAATCCCCCATCACATCGAAGAATTACCCTAACAATAGAAACTAATAAACCATTACTATATTCAAGCCAAAAGCTGTCATAATAGCGGTTTGGGTTTATGTAAATTCATTTCAATTTCTGTAAAAGCTTGAATGGGTGAATTTGTGCTAATTTACTAACTCAAATGGTTTCAATTAAAGAATTGTTAAAAATATTCGGAAATTATTTAACAGTATTACCCATTTAGGAACAGATGTTAGGTTAGGAAAAAATCTTTAAAACAATAGTGAGATAAATTCCTAATCAAGATATCTTAGCTTTTAGCATACGCTATTTTTGCTTTAAAAGCCAGCCTCATCTCCATAAAAGTTTACAAAAAGCCTCAAATAGCCTTGAAAATATGTAAATAATCCTAAACTGCCATTGAATAAATGTTAACTTTTGTAACAACCTTATCTTAATATTACTCACTTAAAGTAATATCAATTGGTTAATAGAGTAGCAATGGTATTCGGATAAATATTCAAACTTTGTCTTAACTAAAATCTAATTTCTTAGGAAACTAAGATCAACAAATAGTCTTGAAGGGTTAAAAGGTCATGACTTCTTCATTCAATGAAATTCTCAGTCAAGCAACAGCAATTCCGTCCTACTCTCTAATGACGAAACAGCCTCAAAAAGACCGTCCCAAAGAAGATTCTATTCCTAATCCGAGGGTTATCTCGCCGCGAGTGGGACAACCTTCTATTACCACTAACAACATCATATTTGATGCACTCTATGCTCTTGCCATAAGTGAAATGGAGGAAAATACTGTCCTCAATATTAGGGATAATAATTTCAACAATGGGCAGGCGATACCATGTCCTCCTGGGGGCTGTTTTCAGGCTGGGAAAAGTTGGACTTATGTCTGGACTCGTGACACTGCCTACGCTATTCACCTAGCCTTAGCTGCACTCAAGCCCAAAACTGCGCTAAATTCTTTGAAATTTAAAACTTCTGCTGATAGACACGGACAAAACCCTCAAATTATTCAAGATACTGGTACAGGAGGTAGCTATCCTATATCCTCCGATAGAGTGGTATGGGCTTTGGGCGCTGCAAGACTCCTACATTATTTGTCGGGAGAAGAACGGGGAACTTTTGAGAAGGAAGCTCTAGAAATCATCAAAAACACTATTGAACAAGACCGTAAAGTCCTTTTTGATCAGCATAACGGCTTATATTCAGGAGAACAATCTTTTTTGGATTGGCGGGAACAAACCTATCCGGGTTGGGTAGCCGAAGACGTTATTCATGTGGGTATGTCTAAATGCCTGTCTACAAACCTGCTCCATCTCCATATTCTCGAATTTGGGTCTGCCTTAGCCCTAGAAACTGGCGAAGTGAATTTATCCAATCAATATCAGGATTGGGCAAAAGAGCTTAGAGAGGCTATTCAAAACCACCTTTATTTAAAAGACAGTAAGCTTTACTCAACATTTATTACCACGTTCCTAGATAATGGACCGAGCCATCAGTTCGACTTATTGGGTTTGACTCTGGCTATTTTGTTAGAAGTTGCCACTCAAGAGCAAACAAAAGACATTATTGCTCATTATCCCCTATTGCCCAATGGGATTTCGGTGATTTGGCCTCAACAGCAATATACTCCAATCTATCACAATCGGGCTATTTGGCCTTTTGTCACAGCCTACTGGATTAAAGCGGCACGAAAAGCAGGAAATGCCACTGCCGTCAATCACGGCATTAAATCTCTAATGGAGGGGGTAATCCGCTATCGCTCAAATAGGGAAAACTTTGAGTTGGTTTCTGGTGATATCTGGGTTGATGAAGGGGAAACTTCAGGCCCTGTTGTTAATTCTCAAGCTCAACTTTGGTCTATAGCAGGCTATCTCTCGATGGTTAATGATATCATTTTCGGCCTAGAAACTACTGATTACGGCATTCGCTTTCTTCCTTACATAACTTGTGAAATGAGGAAGGAAGTATTTAGTGAGACTCAATTCCTTACTCTAAATGACTTTCCCTATCAAGGAAAAATTATCACTGTAACTGTAAAGCTTCCTGATTCCGACAATCAAGTGCAAGGAGCTTATAAAATATCAAACATTACACTAAATGATCAGGCGATTTCATCGGAAGACTTTATTAAGAGCGACAGGCTTGAGAGTGATAATCGTATTGTAATTGAGTTATCAGAAGACCTTGAATTAACAATTAGTAAAAATCAAAATTCAATTACCTTAATCACTGATACTGGAGAATGGCGCAATTTATTTGCACCCAAATATCCAATTATTAAATCTATTGATTTAGTATCTGGTAAGATTCAAATAACCTTTAGTTCAAATGGAGAAAATGCAGAGAATATTGCTTTTAATATCTACCGTGATGGGAAACTGGTAAAAGGGGAATTACCAGGATCGACGTTGTCGTGGGTCGATCCTGAAACAAATCAATCTTCTCCAAGCTACTGCTACACCGTTGAAAGTTATTATTATCATGATGGTTTAGCCATTAAAAATTACTCCCAAAAGTCCCGTCCTGTTTGTTATTGGGGATCAAATGATTCGCGAATTCAAGTCTTTGAAGCTACTCAAGATTTGAACTATCCTGGGAGCGATCAAGATCGAGTAAAGAAATCTCAAAATCATGGATACTCTCACTATGAAAATTGGGGCCAAGCTGAAGACACCCTAATTCTTGAAGCCTTTAAACCAAAGGTGACTGGGTTTCACCTTCTCCAGGTCGCTGCTGCCAACGGTTCAGGTCCTTGGAATACAGGTGTTACCTGTGGAGTAAAATATATTCAGG
This region includes:
- a CDS encoding CopG family transcriptional regulator, with the translated sequence MIKVSDTEKITINIGFVDLGQIDLLVQEGFYSNRTDFIRTAIRNQLSTHSEEVKQTLARKTLILGRQHYTRSNLEKVHSAGIKLEIQVLGLVSIAPDVPPELARATIKSIFVLGAFKATPQVKAALADRIHG
- a CDS encoding ATP-binding protein yields the protein MTSTDHNLFIGGGTMGGLMQAYDWSQTSLGSVEKWPQSLKTAVRIMLTSRQAMFVWWGEELINLYNDAYKAIVGGKHPLALGQPASSVWREIWDQVGPRAASALLNNEGTYDEALLLIMERNGYSEETYYTFSYSPVPNDEGGTGGIICANTDDTGRIIGERQLALLRELAARTADARTFDEACRVSAKCLESNPYDLPFAMIYLIDREKHEVVLAGTCGIDIDNVAAPPKVALQSDSVWPFKKVITENKACLVSNLESFFENLPSGAWQRTPHQAVVVPIASSGQTGKAGLLVVGLNPFRLFDDDYRRFIDLVAAQISASIANAQAYEEERKRAEALAELDRAKTVFFSNVSHEFRTPLTLMLGPIEDVLTDKDEPLGPSQQERIEIVQRNGLRLLKLVNTLLDFSRIEAGRVEAVYEATDLSVFTTELASVFRSTIERAGMRLMVNCPPLPEPVYVDREMWEKIVLNLLSNAFKFTLNGEISVSLEWVKHSVKLSVNDTGIGIPEAEIPLLFERFHRVKGAQGRSFEGSGIGLSLVQELVKLHQGSIDVVSVEGLGTCFTIFIPTGTAHLPQERISTTRTLTSTATGATTFLEEASRWLPPQEETETETEKKEIFSASPLPLLSYSLKKLRTPLSLLNRSRILIADDNADMRDYLKRLLSQQYEVEAVVDGLTALKAIHSCHPDLVLTDVMMPGLDGFELLKSLRADLSTQHIPIILLSARAGEESRVEGLEAGADDYLIKPFSARELLARVEATLKLSYLRQEATRREQGLRAQAQAARVRLENVLAQINEQFIVLDQQWRYSFINDQVIQVTGKSNEELLGHNIWDLFPDLVNSPFYTECHRAVAEQTVVQVEFFYWPWQRWFENRIYPFAEGVTILVSDISARKQAEKELRESEERFRQMADNAPVMVWVTDPTGYCTYLSKSWYEFSGQNEETGLGFGWLDAVHPEDSEDSRNIFLAANKCQEAFRLEYRLRRFDGEYRWALDVGSPWFGLEGEFKGYIGSVIDISERKAAEVERDRLLQREQAARTEAEKANRIKDEFLAVLSHELRSPLNPILGWAKLLQTKKLDGATFKQALSTIERNAQLQAQLIEDLLDVSRILQGKISLNPIPVNLASIIRHSIETVYLAANAKSIDIQTTLDETVGQILGDPARLQQIVWNLLSNAVKFTSTGGRVEVLLESVGQSAQITVSDTGKGITSEFLPYVFDYFRQADSTTTRKFGGLGLGLAIVRHLVELHGGTVGAESPGENQGATFWVKFPLITSSFTKEDENVSISNIKETVLPLADLEILVVDDDEDTRYFLAFALQQSGATVTTVGSASEALQVLVRSAPNVIVSDVGMPDMDGYMLIQQIRMLEAQQGREKIKAIALTAYAGEIDRQQALREGFQRHIIKPINPSVLIKTIVELSQQVLLE
- a CDS encoding extracellular catalytic domain type 1 short-chain-length polyhydroxyalkanoate depolymerase, with amino-acid sequence MVNISTYQASIESKMMENPILAKIAQATELTQAGRLKEATQLIQRTLQNLKDPSTTDEVAVAGTDEIIDVTAVVIDEPINSTAHPGQTRTEPTPASSEAVDFKEQPRREATEFPQSPKKSSIAISEQLNSILNFFPQLKSQAQPAKNSDPQTKGGQFIEGYYTKGTQSRSYKLYIPGGYTGQALPVVVMLHGCNQSVDDFANGTRMNLWAEEELFFVVYPAQEKKANGSLCWNWFNNSDQQRGRGEPSIIAGITEQVVSTYNLDQTRVYVSGMSAGGAMAGIMGICYPDVYAAVGIHSGLPYRAAGDLQGAFAAMRGGGNGLLGHTDENLPHLNVNTRFVPIIVFHGDRDSTVHPVNSEKIIAQWALIHSQGNSSRSEKILLRPKVLRERVKNGHAYTRSIYHDLNGYPIMERWLVHGSGHGWSGGSASGSFTDVQGPNASREMLRFFKEQTKTSK